From Acidimicrobiales bacterium, the proteins below share one genomic window:
- the asnB gene encoding asparagine synthase (glutamine-hydrolyzing), with product MCGIAGMFGPGARREAVAAMVEHLRHRGPDAQWVVGATGEGAVLGMDRLAVIDRSPAADVALVAPDGTRLAFNGEVYNHVELRAELSSYPFASHSDTEVLLAAHHRWGEAALPRLLGMFAALLWNERGRHLLAVRDRFGVKPLYYHHATDGTVTLASEVGALFAAGVPAHPDPAAWATYLATGRSDGHTFWQDVEELPAGHLLRWHDGDVTVVRWYDVAERTGDEDDHRSEAVAAAEYRELLEESVGLRFRSDVPVGVNLSGGLDSATLLGLVRRRPDEQVVAYTFTTGDERYDETPWVREMLRDVPHRAVTTILEPRDVPALAAAVQRHQDAPFGGLPTLAYAQLCQRARDDGTIVLLDGQGMDEQWAGYDYYGLAGTGDAVPVVQGTSARPVRPEALTPDSAALVQVPDDPDGYHDPLRQLQHRDLVATKLPRALRFNDRVSMQASTELREPFLDHRLVELALRQPADRKRRDGTTKWLLRRIAADLLPEPLVEAPKRAVQTPQREWLRGPLRPWATERIERALTAVGATWLDEGVVRAEWAAFADGEGDHGFFAWQWVNLGLAVEQRPTAFGLVP from the coding sequence ATGTGCGGCATCGCGGGCATGTTCGGGCCCGGCGCCCGCCGGGAGGCGGTCGCCGCCATGGTCGAGCACCTCCGCCACCGGGGCCCCGACGCGCAGTGGGTGGTGGGGGCCACGGGCGAAGGGGCCGTCCTCGGGATGGACCGCCTCGCCGTGATCGACCGCTCCCCCGCCGCCGACGTGGCCCTGGTGGCCCCCGACGGCACCCGGCTCGCCTTCAACGGCGAGGTGTACAACCACGTCGAGCTCCGGGCCGAGCTGTCGTCGTACCCCTTCGCCTCCCACAGCGACACCGAGGTGCTCCTCGCCGCGCACCACCGGTGGGGGGAGGCCGCCCTCCCCCGGCTCCTCGGCATGTTCGCCGCGCTGCTGTGGAACGAGCGCGGACGACACCTCCTGGCGGTGCGCGACCGGTTCGGCGTGAAGCCGCTCTACTACCACCACGCCACCGACGGCACCGTCACCCTCGCCAGCGAGGTCGGCGCGCTCTTCGCCGCCGGGGTGCCCGCCCACCCGGACCCCGCGGCGTGGGCGACCTACCTCGCCACGGGCCGCTCCGACGGACACACCTTCTGGCAGGACGTCGAGGAGCTGCCCGCCGGGCACCTGCTGCGGTGGCACGACGGCGACGTCACCGTCGTCCGGTGGTACGACGTGGCGGAGAGGACCGGCGACGAGGACGACCATCGTTCCGAGGCGGTCGCCGCCGCGGAGTACCGCGAGCTCCTCGAGGAGAGCGTCGGCCTGCGCTTCCGGTCGGACGTGCCCGTGGGCGTCAACCTGAGCGGCGGCCTCGACTCGGCCACGCTCCTCGGCCTCGTGCGCCGCCGCCCGGACGAGCAGGTCGTGGCGTACACGTTCACCACAGGGGACGAGCGCTACGACGAGACGCCCTGGGTGCGCGAGATGCTGCGCGACGTGCCCCACCGGGCCGTCACCACGATCCTCGAACCGCGGGACGTGCCCGCCCTCGCCGCCGCCGTGCAGCGCCACCAGGACGCCCCCTTCGGAGGCCTGCCCACGCTGGCCTACGCCCAGCTGTGCCAGCGCGCCCGCGACGACGGCACCATCGTGCTCCTCGACGGCCAGGGCATGGACGAGCAGTGGGCGGGCTACGACTACTACGGCCTCGCCGGCACGGGCGACGCGGTGCCCGTGGTGCAGGGCACCTCGGCCCGCCCCGTGCGCCCCGAGGCGCTGACCCCCGACTCCGCCGCGCTGGTCCAGGTGCCCGACGACCCGGACGGCTACCACGACCCGCTGCGCCAGCTCCAGCACCGTGACCTCGTGGCGACCAAGCTGCCGCGCGCGCTGCGCTTCAACGACCGGGTCTCGATGCAGGCCTCCACCGAGCTGCGCGAGCCCTTCCTCGACCACCGGTTGGTCGAGCTGGCCCTGCGGCAGCCGGCCGACCGCAAGCGCCGCGACGGGACGACGAAGTGGCTCCTCCGGCGCATCGCCGCCGATCTCCTGCCGGAGCCCCTCGTCGAGGCGCCCAAGCGGGCGGTCCAGACCCCCCAGCGCGAATGGCTCCGTGGCCCGCTCCGGCCGTGGGCGACCGAGCGCATCGAACGGGCGCTGACCGCGGTCGGCGCCACCTGGCTGGACGAGGGAGTGGTGCGCGCCGAATGGGCCGCGTTCGCCGACGGCGAGGGCGACCATGGGTTCTTCGCCTGGCAGTGGGTGAACCTCGGTCTGGCCGTCGAGCAACGGCCGACCGCGTTCGGGCTGGTGCCGTGA
- a CDS encoding glycosyltransferase codes for MTGPRVLVAAKRLDPEASSEGICTARFVYAVSEAGTPVAVLTGDEAATESSLRADLPWLTGPLRHCTTLPPSPTRGGHRIRVAVDLAGTAVDGHPTWYRRSVEAWRGALESALAEEPPDVLVTRGAGGGFEPHLATLSLDPDVPWVAHYHDPWPASRWPDPYRAPRTRAMRLQERGHERILRRADALTFPSARLRDWVVGGDTGLLAKSHVVPHSLDPWPSPPGIDGDLVAGALDRPFTLVHAGTLLRHRRIDPLVEAVATFVTGDHERAGATRLVLAGPVNATGTEGPSTDGPGPELVAALEASGVVRRHEGRVSRATARALVEGATAAVLIEAPGAESPFFPAKLTDYVTAGRPVLALSPRESVASDLMGEAHPLRVAPDDVTGVVTALERLWEAAARGTTDTLRIDPARTADLSPPNIARAFAGVLDAVTAPTRSRP; via the coding sequence GTGACCGGTCCCCGCGTGCTCGTGGCCGCGAAACGCCTCGATCCCGAGGCCAGCTCCGAAGGCATCTGCACCGCGCGGTTCGTGTACGCCGTGTCCGAGGCGGGCACCCCGGTGGCCGTGCTCACCGGCGACGAGGCCGCCACCGAGTCGTCGCTCCGCGCCGACCTCCCGTGGCTGACGGGGCCGCTGCGCCACTGCACGACGCTGCCCCCCTCCCCGACCCGCGGGGGGCACCGCATCCGGGTGGCGGTCGACCTCGCCGGGACCGCGGTGGACGGGCACCCCACCTGGTACCGACGATCCGTGGAGGCCTGGCGGGGCGCGCTGGAGTCGGCCCTCGCCGAGGAGCCGCCGGACGTCCTCGTCACCCGTGGTGCAGGCGGCGGCTTCGAGCCCCACCTCGCGACCCTCTCCCTCGACCCCGACGTCCCGTGGGTGGCGCACTACCACGACCCCTGGCCCGCGAGCCGGTGGCCCGATCCCTACCGCGCCCCCCGTACCCGGGCGATGCGCCTCCAGGAGCGCGGCCACGAGCGCATCCTGCGACGCGCCGACGCCCTGACCTTCCCCAGCGCGCGCCTGCGCGACTGGGTGGTGGGCGGCGACACCGGCCTCTTGGCCAAGTCCCACGTGGTGCCCCACTCGCTGGACCCGTGGCCGTCGCCCCCGGGCATCGACGGCGACCTCGTCGCCGGTGCGCTCGACCGCCCGTTCACGCTGGTCCACGCCGGCACCCTGCTGCGCCACCGCCGCATCGATCCCCTGGTCGAGGCCGTCGCCACCTTCGTGACCGGCGACCACGAGCGGGCGGGCGCCACCCGTCTCGTCCTGGCCGGCCCGGTCAACGCCACCGGCACGGAGGGCCCCTCCACCGACGGCCCCGGCCCGGAGCTGGTCGCCGCGCTCGAGGCGTCGGGCGTCGTGCGACGCCACGAGGGGCGGGTCAGCCGGGCCACGGCCCGTGCCCTCGTCGAGGGGGCCACGGCGGCCGTGCTCATCGAGGCACCGGGAGCCGAGAGCCCGTTCTTCCCCGCCAAGCTGACCGACTACGTCACGGCCGGGCGTCCGGTACTCGCCCTGAGCCCCCGGGAGTCCGTAGCCTCCGACCTCATGGGGGAGGCACATCCGCTGCGCGTCGCACCCGACGACGTCACCGGCGTCGTCACCGCACTCGAGCGGTTGTGGGAGGCCGCGGCACGCGGCACCACCGACACCCTGCGGATCGACCCGGCCCGGACCGCCGACCTGTCGCCCCCGAACATCGCCCGGGCGTTCGCCGGCGTCCTCGACGCCGTCACCGCACCGACCCGGAGCCGACCGTGA
- a CDS encoding ABC transporter ATP-binding protein, translating into MSDLAIEVRDLSKYYTLGQTLQGTQTFREAVSDTVARPFRRRGGDDAEVSPREKAHLWALRDVNFDLASGEVLGVIGRNGAGKSTLLKILARITDPTEGHVTIRGRVGSLLEVGTGFHSELTGRENVYLSGAILGMRRTEIDRKLDEIVAFAEVEKFLDTPIKRYSSGMGLRLAFAVAAHLEPEVLLVDEVLAVGDASFQKRCLGKMSEVAAEGRTVLLVSHNMAAIENLCHRSIVLHHGELTYMGPPTEGIRRYLAAVLPEQEADLSDRDDRRGTGRARVTSVRIHDEGGAPMPVLQCGAAAVFEIEYEAAQDRPIRNPIFELKFTDQIGNRLFTVSTFLAGIHYPEVPSAGSVFCEVPQVLLPPGEYTFDAYLISNDELCDEVERAGEVTVVESDVFGSGRIPKKMLYGQFVMPHRWHARHPADG; encoded by the coding sequence GTGAGCGACCTCGCCATCGAGGTCCGCGACCTCTCGAAGTACTACACGCTGGGCCAGACCCTCCAAGGCACGCAGACCTTCCGCGAGGCCGTGTCCGACACGGTGGCCCGCCCGTTCCGTCGGCGTGGTGGCGATGACGCCGAGGTCTCACCTCGCGAGAAGGCGCACCTGTGGGCCCTGCGGGACGTCAACTTCGACCTCGCCAGCGGCGAGGTACTCGGCGTGATCGGCCGCAACGGCGCGGGCAAGAGCACCCTGTTGAAGATCCTGGCCCGGATCACCGACCCGACCGAGGGGCACGTCACCATCCGCGGCCGCGTCGGGTCCCTGCTCGAGGTCGGCACCGGCTTCCACTCCGAGCTGACGGGCCGCGAGAACGTCTACCTGAGCGGCGCCATCCTCGGCATGCGCCGCACCGAGATCGACCGCAAGCTCGACGAGATCGTGGCCTTCGCCGAGGTCGAGAAGTTCCTCGACACACCCATCAAGCGGTACTCGAGCGGCATGGGCCTGCGCCTGGCGTTCGCGGTCGCCGCCCACCTCGAGCCCGAAGTGCTCCTCGTGGACGAGGTCCTGGCCGTCGGCGATGCCTCGTTCCAGAAGCGCTGCCTCGGCAAGATGAGCGAGGTGGCCGCCGAGGGGCGCACCGTCCTCCTGGTGAGCCACAACATGGCGGCCATCGAGAACCTCTGCCACCGGTCCATCGTGTTGCACCACGGCGAGCTGACCTACATGGGGCCGCCCACCGAGGGCATCCGGCGCTACCTCGCCGCGGTCCTGCCCGAGCAGGAGGCCGACCTCTCCGACCGTGACGACCGCCGGGGCACGGGCCGGGCCCGGGTGACGAGCGTGCGCATCCACGACGAGGGCGGGGCCCCCATGCCGGTCCTCCAGTGCGGCGCCGCCGCGGTGTTCGAGATCGAGTACGAGGCCGCCCAGGACCGCCCCATCCGCAACCCCATCTTCGAGCTGAAGTTCACCGACCAGATCGGCAACCGCCTCTTCACGGTCTCCACGTTCCTGGCCGGCATCCACTACCCAGAGGTCCCATCCGCAGGTTCCGTGTTCTGTGAGGTGCCGCAGGTGCTGCTCCCGCCGGGTGAGTACACCTTCGACGCCTACCTGATCTCCAACGACGAGCTGTGCGACGAGGTCGAGCGCGCCGGGGAGGTCACCGTCGTGGAGTCCGATGTGTTCGGATCGGGACGCATCCCGAAGAAGATGCTGTACGGGCAGTTCGTGATGCCCCACCGCTGGCACGCCCGCCACCCGGCCGATGGCTGA
- a CDS encoding glycosyltransferase family 4 protein: MADRPPRLLLVPAFLGGHGGLENHVLSHARVAARAGYEVTVVTPRPIPADGELGPLLREWAEVDDAERHWRATPAGRVARAGAGAKELATRRRPLDARRRATLALDRARPYLDGYWQGDGSTTVHRADLVHTFGKPKPFVTGAIRAAADAGVPVVYTEIAQVTEAYAARPDLVGFRAVADRCDHVAVMAEHQGDDVRARFGYEGPVTIVEQWADGVEEELLAIDRLPAAPQAGVVRIGSLCRLSGEKGLDTLLAAFARIAPDRPGARLIVAGTGACEADLRHLARRSGITERVEFLGFVPDRAAFYRDVDVFAVCSIEEGGPITGAEAMAAALPIVTTPCGAMPDRVRDGVEGLRIAVGNVDATAAALDRLVGDPALRHDLGAAARARYLERNTRAANEQRLLDLWQGLRDDARRAPARATATP, encoded by the coding sequence ATGGCTGACCGCCCGCCCCGACTCCTGCTCGTGCCGGCGTTCCTCGGGGGCCACGGCGGCCTCGAGAACCACGTCCTGTCCCACGCCCGCGTCGCGGCCCGCGCCGGCTACGAGGTCACGGTGGTCACGCCCCGGCCGATCCCCGCCGACGGCGAGCTCGGCCCCCTCCTACGCGAATGGGCCGAGGTCGACGACGCCGAGCGCCACTGGCGGGCCACCCCCGCCGGTCGGGTCGCCCGTGCCGGGGCCGGCGCCAAGGAGCTCGCCACGCGACGCCGACCGCTCGACGCCCGCCGACGGGCCACCTTGGCCCTCGATCGGGCCCGGCCGTACCTCGACGGCTACTGGCAGGGCGACGGCTCGACCACGGTGCACCGGGCCGACCTCGTCCACACCTTCGGCAAGCCGAAACCCTTCGTCACCGGCGCCATCCGCGCCGCGGCGGACGCCGGCGTCCCCGTCGTCTACACCGAGATCGCGCAGGTCACCGAGGCGTATGCCGCCCGTCCCGACCTCGTCGGGTTCCGTGCCGTCGCCGACCGCTGCGACCACGTCGCGGTCATGGCCGAGCACCAGGGCGACGACGTGCGCGCCCGCTTCGGCTACGAGGGACCCGTGACCATCGTCGAGCAATGGGCCGACGGCGTGGAGGAGGAGCTCCTGGCCATCGATCGGCTCCCCGCCGCCCCCCAGGCGGGCGTCGTCCGCATCGGGTCGCTGTGCCGCCTCAGCGGCGAGAAGGGCCTCGACACCCTGCTGGCGGCCTTCGCCCGCATCGCGCCGGACCGACCCGGCGCCCGGCTCATCGTGGCGGGCACCGGTGCCTGCGAGGCCGACCTGCGCCACCTCGCCCGACGCTCGGGCATCACCGAGCGGGTCGAGTTCCTCGGCTTCGTGCCCGACCGCGCGGCCTTCTACCGCGACGTCGACGTGTTCGCCGTGTGCTCGATCGAGGAGGGCGGCCCCATCACCGGGGCCGAGGCGATGGCGGCGGCCCTGCCCATCGTCACCACTCCGTGCGGGGCCATGCCCGATCGTGTCCGCGATGGCGTCGAAGGCCTGCGCATCGCCGTCGGCAACGTCGACGCCACCGCCGCCGCCCTCGACCGCCTGGTCGGCGACCCCGCCCTCCGTCACGATCTCGGGGCCGCGGCCCGGGCCCGCTACCTCGAGCGCAACACCCGGGCGGCGAACGAGCAGCGCCTGCTCGACCTGTGGCAGGGGCTCCGCGACGATGCCCGCCGGGCGCCGGCACGGGCGACGGCGACGCCATGA
- a CDS encoding FkbM family methyltransferase gives MTTIVDRARRIVAGATRRGCRRHPVTVPLPGGRSLRWREDDRYPESMLDGTYEPDLVNHLLRELTPGATLLDLGANSGYLSFLSKAVVGAAGRVIAVEPHPDNLATLQDRSRLNPDLPVEVLPAAVAPATGTVTMHLTRNLANGRIDEAGWSHQKPAVDTAVVPARSLDDLLTDAAPDVVKIDIEGAEGAVLDASTGPGGWPTRPVFLVEYHGHDNRDRCLAVARRWGWETSDEPDAGELPAGLLVLGPPR, from the coding sequence ATGACCACGATCGTCGACCGGGCCCGGCGGATCGTCGCCGGCGCCACCCGGCGCGGGTGCCGTCGCCACCCGGTGACCGTGCCGCTGCCCGGCGGCCGGAGCCTGCGGTGGCGCGAGGACGATCGCTATCCCGAGTCGATGCTGGACGGCACGTACGAGCCCGATCTCGTGAACCACCTGCTCCGCGAGCTCACTCCGGGAGCCACCCTCCTCGACCTGGGCGCCAACAGCGGCTACCTCAGCTTCCTGTCGAAGGCGGTGGTGGGCGCCGCCGGGCGGGTGATCGCCGTCGAGCCCCACCCAGACAACCTCGCCACCCTGCAGGACCGCAGCCGCCTGAACCCGGACCTTCCCGTCGAGGTGCTGCCTGCCGCGGTCGCACCCGCCACGGGCACCGTGACGATGCACCTCACGCGGAACCTCGCGAACGGCCGCATCGACGAGGCCGGCTGGAGCCACCAGAAGCCCGCGGTGGACACCGCAGTCGTCCCCGCCCGGTCCCTCGACGACCTCCTGACCGACGCGGCGCCCGACGTCGTGAAGATCGACATCGAGGGAGCGGAGGGGGCGGTGCTCGACGCCTCGACCGGGCCCGGCGGATGGCCGACCCGCCCGGTGTTCCTCGTGGAGTACCACGGTCACGACAACCGCGACCGGTGCCTCGCCGTGGCCCGCCGGTGGGGCTGGGAGACGAGCGACGAGCCCGACGCCGGCGAGCTCCCGGCCGGCCTGCTCGTCCTCGGTCCGCCGCGATGA
- a CDS encoding glycosyltransferase family 4 protein produces the protein MSPADRADLADADVVHLSFNPPFAAGSYNSLIQALLHHDGPLRQLAVSFWDGPVPPSAEADRTLLVGTAAQGPMASAALRLPERARRLAFEGMGSRERIRYAGEVAELLVAAPPPVVVIWDDYKLGPFLRRQGAVEPAFVLSQHGRSYHLPPERARALYRLDTLDAVITLTQASYRADRAELYAYEPLVLVRPNGVDLRRFQPADDAARAGARARWALPEDGPVVLFLARLAPSKGAHLLLHSWARVLDRAPGAVLWLVGGGDEGYLARLRHLADRLGIADHVRFQGPVDRDLVASCHAAADVYVLPSVQDEGHPLSLLEAMASGLACVASDSPVVAELHGDAIELVVDPNVEDAFVEPLGRLLGDSTRRLELAGRARAQVEAHHDLQDYLDEVTAFLGRLAASRGGR, from the coding sequence ATGAGCCCTGCCGACCGCGCCGACCTGGCCGATGCCGACGTCGTCCACCTCAGTTTCAACCCGCCGTTCGCAGCGGGCTCGTACAACTCGCTCATCCAAGCCCTGCTCCACCACGACGGACCGCTCCGCCAGCTCGCTGTCAGCTTCTGGGACGGTCCGGTCCCCCCGTCCGCCGAGGCCGACCGGACCCTGCTCGTGGGGACGGCGGCGCAGGGTCCCATGGCTTCGGCCGCCCTGCGCCTGCCCGAGCGCGCCCGACGCCTCGCCTTCGAGGGGATGGGGTCACGCGAGCGGATCCGCTACGCCGGCGAGGTGGCGGAGCTGCTGGTGGCCGCCCCGCCGCCCGTGGTCGTGATCTGGGACGACTACAAGCTCGGGCCCTTCCTGCGCCGCCAGGGAGCGGTCGAACCGGCCTTCGTGCTCTCCCAGCACGGTCGCAGCTACCACCTCCCGCCCGAACGGGCACGGGCGCTGTACCGCCTCGACACCCTGGACGCCGTCATCACCCTCACCCAGGCGTCGTACCGGGCCGACCGTGCCGAGCTCTACGCCTACGAGCCGTTGGTCCTGGTGCGTCCCAACGGCGTGGACCTCCGACGCTTCCAGCCCGCCGACGACGCGGCGCGCGCCGGGGCGCGGGCCCGCTGGGCGCTGCCCGAGGACGGCCCCGTCGTGCTCTTCCTGGCCCGCCTGGCGCCGAGCAAGGGCGCCCACCTCCTCCTGCACTCCTGGGCACGCGTGCTCGATCGCGCTCCCGGCGCGGTGCTCTGGCTCGTGGGAGGAGGCGACGAGGGATACCTCGCGCGCCTCCGCCACCTCGCCGATCGACTCGGCATCGCCGATCACGTGCGCTTCCAGGGCCCGGTGGATCGAGACCTCGTGGCGAGCTGCCACGCCGCCGCCGACGTCTACGTGCTCCCGTCCGTGCAGGACGAGGGCCACCCCCTCTCGCTGCTCGAGGCCATGGCCTCGGGACTGGCCTGTGTCGCGTCGGACTCCCCCGTGGTCGCCGAGCTCCACGGCGACGCCATCGAGCTGGTGGTCGACCCGAACGTGGAGGACGCGTTCGTCGAGCCGCTGGGACGCCTCCTCGGCGACTCCACACGGCGGCTGGAGCTGGCCGGGCGGGCCCGCGCCCAGGTCGAGGCCCACCACGACCTCCAGGACTACCTCGACGAGGTGACGGCCTTCCTCGGCCGCCTGGCCGCCTCCCGGGGGGGCCGGTGA
- a CDS encoding glycosyltransferase family 2 protein, producing MREGVHPAKEAGDLPPFGPHRLVIPVHIPHLDGYFTEARAVLARCLDSVRLTAGGQVAVTLVSDGSCPEVLADLRAAQDAGWVDQVVVNQPNRGKVDSVLAVARASFEPLVTISDADILFRPGWVAAVEELFTTFPECGFASLFPSPPGAFHLTSATLLGALSRRELQVGSVVDEDDLDRFAASIGRPDLFPEEWRRHQLLVRRAGVTACVGAPHWVLTLRRAVIDATPPEPSRRAVGGSETRWLDEPADRIGLWRLATSRAYAQHMGNVVEPWMDDELEATRAAVDGGGDDPADASGPTGTPRAPITPHGRIPLAGRLPWPLRARVADRLVRPRLERRIRQAGGGALTVAARAALRRADRWARAAARRSSATWRWGLNAGPTLAYRRSRPVVTSRTAGLVADLDRDGIATVALDDLVGTEAAATFLTAADRARRERTAAVDTAREALARGDDGPQKPFVVGLLEGPPSTDPDDALTGFALDPAVLAVVHGYYAMFVRLRYVDIWHTLVVDAPPTQSQLWHRDPEDRLILKVFVTLEDVDEGAGPFHYAPGTHAKGSVRRRPAASAVDGTTPRSTDDQMAEVLPSAQWRTAIAPRGTVVFADTRGYHKGGHAVAEERVLYVCQYLSRAAGRGGIPTDQPAPRR from the coding sequence GTGAGGGAGGGCGTCCACCCGGCCAAGGAAGCCGGCGACCTCCCGCCGTTCGGCCCCCACCGCCTCGTGATCCCGGTGCACATCCCCCACCTGGACGGCTACTTCACCGAGGCCCGCGCCGTGCTGGCCCGCTGCCTCGACTCCGTGCGGCTCACGGCAGGGGGCCAGGTTGCCGTCACGCTCGTGTCGGACGGCTCCTGCCCCGAGGTGCTGGCCGACCTGCGGGCGGCACAGGATGCCGGCTGGGTGGACCAGGTCGTGGTCAACCAGCCCAACCGCGGCAAGGTCGACTCGGTCCTCGCCGTCGCCCGCGCCTCCTTCGAGCCCCTGGTCACCATCAGCGATGCCGACATCTTGTTCCGGCCCGGCTGGGTGGCCGCGGTGGAGGAGCTCTTCACGACGTTCCCCGAGTGCGGGTTCGCCTCGCTGTTCCCGAGCCCGCCGGGCGCGTTCCACCTGACCTCGGCCACGCTGCTCGGCGCGCTCTCCCGCCGCGAGCTCCAGGTGGGATCGGTCGTCGACGAGGACGACCTCGACCGCTTCGCGGCCAGCATCGGCCGACCCGACCTGTTCCCCGAGGAGTGGCGCCGCCACCAACTCCTCGTGCGACGGGCAGGCGTGACCGCGTGCGTCGGCGCCCCCCACTGGGTGCTCACGCTGCGGCGGGCCGTCATCGACGCGACGCCGCCCGAGCCGTCGCGGCGCGCCGTCGGCGGCTCCGAGACACGGTGGCTGGACGAGCCGGCCGACCGCATCGGCCTCTGGCGCCTGGCCACGAGCCGTGCCTACGCGCAGCACATGGGCAACGTGGTGGAGCCCTGGATGGACGACGAGCTGGAGGCCACGAGGGCCGCCGTCGACGGCGGCGGCGACGACCCGGCGGACGCGAGTGGGCCGACCGGCACTCCCCGGGCGCCGATCACGCCGCATGGCCGCATCCCGCTCGCCGGCCGCCTCCCGTGGCCGCTGCGGGCCCGTGTCGCCGATCGTCTCGTGCGGCCCCGCCTCGAGCGTCGCATCCGGCAGGCCGGGGGGGGTGCGCTGACCGTGGCGGCCAGGGCGGCACTCCGTCGCGCGGACCGGTGGGCGCGGGCAGCGGCGCGGCGCTCCTCGGCGACCTGGCGATGGGGCCTGAACGCGGGGCCGACCCTCGCCTACCGCCGGAGCCGACCCGTGGTCACGTCGCGCACCGCGGGCCTCGTCGCCGACCTCGACCGCGACGGCATCGCCACCGTCGCCCTCGACGATCTGGTGGGCACCGAGGCGGCCGCCACCTTCCTGACCGCCGCCGATCGCGCACGACGCGAGCGCACCGCCGCCGTCGACACTGCCCGGGAGGCGCTGGCGCGCGGCGACGACGGGCCGCAGAAGCCCTTCGTCGTCGGCCTGCTGGAGGGCCCGCCGTCCACGGACCCCGACGACGCGCTCACCGGCTTCGCCCTCGATCCTGCGGTGCTGGCCGTCGTGCACGGGTACTACGCGATGTTCGTCCGGCTCCGCTACGTCGACATCTGGCACACCCTCGTCGTCGACGCCCCACCCACGCAGTCCCAGCTGTGGCACCGCGACCCCGAGGACCGCCTCATCCTCAAGGTGTTCGTCACCCTCGAGGACGTCGACGAGGGCGCGGGCCCCTTCCACTACGCCCCGGGCACCCACGCGAAGGGCTCGGTCCGACGCCGGCCGGCGGCGAGCGCCGTCGACGGGACCACCCCCCGCTCCACCGACGACCAGATGGCGGAGGTACTCCCCTCGGCGCAGTGGCGCACCGCGATCGCTCCGCGCGGCACCGTCGTGTTCGCCGACACCCGCGGCTACCACAAGGGCGGTCACGCCGTCGCCGAGGAGCGGGTCCTGTACGTGTGCCAGTACCTGTCCCGGGCGGCCGGGCGTGGGGGCATCCCCACGGACCAGCCCGCGCCGAGGCGGTGA
- a CDS encoding glycosyltransferase family 39 protein: MRDRRLARDLVLLFLGQVLLLTLFRAALPAGVAANEGSDYDAFYRPVAEQIADGHGVVFGDDRTPATRYPPGYPLLLGATFTVADATGAERQSLVTPLTIVMTAVAGVLLHLVARRIFDRRHAWVASVAWLAYPLTLWTTKQPNSEIPFLVLLYGVVLLLVPPLGSGRAGWRRLAAAGALLGVAAVVRPAGLLLVPGFALVLWLRLAGGAGERTRRAGTFVAACAVPVLAVSAWMSTAAGTPVLLSDANDANLVEGLSFAVDSPAEAEDLPMPGGLRDFVVETHAREGELLRDGSARSYLGEALRERPVVVGQLVAYKAARSWYGTESFRFEGALLLTQLAWVGTAVVGAVAARRRSPAGRWYVWLVLALTGCAWLAAIGALSIVRYLVPTLGLFAPLVAVAVLSAADAVAVRRGRARGTAPRPEAG, from the coding sequence GTGAGGGACCGGCGCCTCGCGCGCGACCTCGTCCTGCTCTTCCTCGGGCAGGTGCTCCTGCTCACGCTCTTCCGTGCCGCGCTGCCCGCCGGCGTGGCCGCCAACGAGGGCTCCGACTACGACGCGTTCTACCGCCCGGTGGCCGAGCAGATCGCCGACGGTCACGGCGTCGTCTTCGGCGACGACCGCACGCCGGCCACGCGTTACCCGCCCGGGTACCCCCTGCTCCTCGGCGCCACCTTCACGGTCGCGGACGCCACCGGTGCCGAGCGGCAGTCCCTGGTGACCCCCCTGACCATCGTGATGACGGCGGTCGCCGGCGTGCTCCTGCACCTCGTCGCACGGCGGATCTTCGACCGTCGCCACGCCTGGGTGGCGAGCGTCGCGTGGCTCGCCTACCCCCTGACCCTCTGGACGACCAAGCAGCCCAACAGCGAGATCCCCTTCCTGGTGCTGCTCTACGGCGTGGTGCTCCTGCTCGTGCCGCCGCTGGGGTCCGGTCGCGCGGGCTGGCGGCGCCTGGCGGCCGCCGGCGCCCTGCTCGGGGTCGCCGCCGTCGTCCGTCCCGCCGGGCTCCTGCTCGTCCCCGGCTTCGCCCTCGTGCTGTGGTTGCGCCTGGCCGGCGGCGCCGGTGAGCGCACGCGGCGCGCCGGTACCTTCGTGGCCGCGTGCGCGGTGCCCGTGCTGGCGGTCTCGGCCTGGATGAGCACGGCCGCGGGCACCCCGGTGCTGCTGTCCGACGCCAACGACGCCAACCTCGTCGAGGGACTCAGCTTCGCCGTGGACTCCCCGGCCGAGGCCGAGGACCTCCCCATGCCGGGTGGGCTGCGGGACTTCGTCGTCGAGACCCACGCTCGCGAGGGTGAGCTGCTCCGGGACGGCAGCGCCCGCAGCTACCTGGGCGAGGCGCTCAGGGAGCGCCCGGTGGTCGTGGGCCAGCTCGTGGCCTACAAGGCCGCACGGTCCTGGTACGGGACGGAGTCGTTCCGCTTCGAGGGCGCTCTGCTGCTCACCCAGCTCGCCTGGGTGGGGACGGCCGTGGTGGGAGCGGTGGCCGCCCGCCGGCGCAGCCCGGCCGGCCGCTGGTACGTCTGGCTGGTGCTCGCCCTGACCGGCTGCGCCTGGCTGGCGGCCATCGGCGCCCTGTCCATCGTGCGGTACCTGGTGCCCACCCTGGGCCTCTTCGCCCCCCTCGTCGCCGTCGCCGTCCTCTCCGCGGCCGACGCCGTCGCCGTCAGGCGCGGGCGAGCACGAGGTACTGCGCCCCGCCCGGAAGCCGGCTGA